Proteins from a genomic interval of Pseudophryne corroboree isolate aPseCor3 chromosome 4, aPseCor3.hap2, whole genome shotgun sequence:
- the LOC134911236 gene encoding uncharacterized protein LOC134911236, producing MPLMQQSYGENGFPSLITILKLWGLLLITKKKSMLLLSAGSKIYELYDTLPEADTRDYNKCRDSLTAYFAPKCSLSHSKYLFRTAMQLQTESVDAYITRLRILAKTCQFHDVEDEIKQQLIAFGTCGKLRRRALKSEMTLTELQQYARSLELSETHAKDMERGMTQLQVCNKLHTDTSTIPETGKSRSCYRCGRSYPHSGDCPATGKICTACGKINHFSSVCKSKEIKSTPRQSSQKFKSRRKTVRCVDQHYDSTVDLPAESSDNDDKSEGFIYMIHQVGKNKVHQKKSGAAEVGLL from the coding sequence atgcccctcatgcagcagagttatggagaaaatggctttcccagtttgatcactatattgaagctatgggggttacttctgataacaaaaaagaaaagcatgcttcttctcagtgctggctccaagatttatgaactgtatgatactttgccagaggcagacaccagggattataacaaatgcagggactctctgactgcctattttgccccaaaatgcagcctgtcacattcaaaatacctattcaggacagctatgcaactgcaaactgaatctgttgatgcatacattactagattacggattcttgccaaaacgtgtcagttccatgatgtagaggatgaaattaagcagcagctaatcgcatttggcacatgtggaaagttgcgcagacgtgctcttaaatctgaaatgacactgactgagctgcagcaatatgctagaagtctagaactttcagagacacatgctaaagacatggagaggggcatgacccagctgcaagtgtgcaataaattacacactgacacaagtaccattccggagacagggaaatctagatcatgttacaggtgtggacgctcctatccacattcaggagactgtcctgccacaggtaaaatttgcactgcatgtggCAAAATTAATCACTTTTCCTCTGTTTGTAAATCTAAGGAAATCAAGTCTACACCTAGACAATCTTCACAGAAGTTTAAATCCAGGCGAAAGACAGTGCGTTGTGTGGATCAACATTATGATTCTACAGTGGATCTGCCTGCAGAATCATCTGACAATGATGACAAGTCAGAAGGATTTATCTACATGATTCATCAAGTTGGAAAAAACAAG